In Blastopirellula sediminis, the following proteins share a genomic window:
- a CDS encoding DUF2207 domain-containing protein — protein MQGWKPIQAMLLAIIFVSNPLCLCAAEDGDKPLPTVEAIRRYDVDIKVQADSKLHVVETIEVTSLGQEIRRGIYRDFPVITSPTFGIRKKHSLDVISATRDGKPENFRVEQPDENRPYDARIYLGEAQKVLDKGTYVYTIEYVTDGWLHHDETFDELYWNVTGNFWNFPIQHSSVTIHLPDDFKNDQLTVAAWTGASGEMNQDWRQLDAPQAEIKLETTSPLLKKEGWTVSVKFPTGAVTFPSESEAYGQLLNDNADLALTLLTLVCAFGVYVIGWFLVGRDPAPGAILVQDSPPEGLSPAAARYVSRMGFDNTCLAAALVYAESQGAIKLGRNALGDYTATKSKGADFSRFSPDVYALLRGLFANSKQITFSKLNHMRISSAISEFKTTLINEHRNTHFVVNYWWTLWGVSISVVGILMAILSTPNYAVALFLTFWLSMWSVGVYFLSANALGIWKAAFYSLGFSLERVLALIGALFMTAFALPFIIAEVVVLGVFAYQVSFFILIGILLLVIMGRQFFHLMKRPTHEGRQLLDHLDGYRQWLEGEFVRQVQYASSPEEGALLLDERLPWAMAFGLSDGWYKQLGEKVLEASQFQDNTNNYPSRSIYGPAGRMFTGAALAGALGSAVYSSSISPSKGGSGGSGGSGGGSSGGGGGGGGGGGW, from the coding sequence ATGCAAGGCTGGAAACCGATCCAAGCGATGCTGCTGGCGATCATCTTCGTATCGAATCCGCTTTGTCTATGCGCTGCGGAAGATGGCGACAAGCCGTTGCCGACGGTGGAAGCGATTCGCCGCTATGACGTCGACATCAAGGTTCAAGCCGATTCGAAGCTGCATGTCGTCGAAACGATCGAGGTCACTTCGTTGGGACAAGAGATCCGACGAGGCATCTACCGCGATTTCCCCGTCATCACTTCTCCGACGTTCGGCATACGCAAGAAACATTCGCTCGACGTCATCAGCGCAACCCGCGATGGAAAGCCGGAAAACTTTCGCGTGGAACAGCCGGATGAAAACCGTCCCTACGACGCCCGCATCTATCTGGGGGAAGCGCAGAAGGTGCTCGACAAGGGAACGTACGTCTACACGATCGAATACGTCACCGACGGTTGGCTCCACCACGACGAAACGTTTGACGAACTCTACTGGAACGTCACCGGCAACTTCTGGAACTTTCCGATCCAGCATTCGAGCGTCACGATCCACCTGCCTGACGACTTCAAGAACGATCAACTGACGGTCGCGGCCTGGACTGGCGCGAGCGGCGAAATGAACCAAGACTGGCGCCAGCTCGACGCTCCGCAGGCTGAAATTAAGCTGGAGACGACTTCACCGCTGCTTAAGAAAGAAGGTTGGACTGTGTCGGTAAAGTTTCCAACCGGCGCGGTAACCTTTCCCTCCGAAAGCGAAGCCTACGGGCAGCTGCTCAACGACAACGCCGACCTCGCCCTGACATTGCTCACATTGGTCTGTGCTTTTGGGGTTTACGTGATCGGCTGGTTTCTGGTCGGCCGCGATCCGGCGCCAGGTGCAATTCTGGTGCAGGACAGCCCGCCGGAAGGACTTTCGCCGGCGGCGGCGCGCTACGTTTCGCGGATGGGTTTCGACAACACATGCTTGGCGGCAGCGCTCGTTTACGCCGAATCGCAAGGAGCGATCAAACTGGGCCGCAACGCCCTGGGAGACTATACCGCCACCAAAAGCAAGGGCGCCGATTTCTCGCGATTCTCTCCCGACGTCTATGCGCTGTTACGCGGGCTATTCGCTAATTCCAAACAGATCACCTTCAGCAAGTTGAATCACATGAGAATCAGCTCCGCGATCTCTGAATTCAAAACGACGCTGATCAACGAACATCGCAACACGCATTTCGTGGTGAACTATTGGTGGACCCTCTGGGGCGTCTCGATTTCGGTCGTCGGCATCTTGATGGCGATTCTTTCGACCCCAAACTATGCGGTCGCCTTGTTTTTAACCTTCTGGCTTTCGATGTGGAGCGTCGGCGTTTACTTTCTCAGCGCCAACGCCTTGGGGATTTGGAAGGCGGCTTTTTACAGTTTGGGCTTTTCGCTTGAGCGAGTTCTGGCGCTAATTGGCGCCCTGTTCATGACGGCGTTCGCACTTCCCTTCATTATCGCCGAAGTGGTCGTCCTGGGAGTCTTCGCCTACCAAGTTAGCTTCTTCATACTGATCGGTATTCTGCTGCTGGTGATCATGGGGCGGCAGTTTTTTCACTTGATGAAGCGTCCGACGCATGAGGGTCGGCAATTGCTCGACCATCTCGACGGCTACCGCCAATGGCTGGAAGGAGAGTTCGTTCGCCAGGTGCAGTACGCCTCGTCCCCAGAAGAAGGAGCGCTGTTGCTCGACGAGCGGCTTCCCTGGGCGATGGCGTTCGGCTTGTCGGATGGATGGTACAAACAACTGGGCGAAAAAGTTTTGGAAGCGAGCCAATTCCAAGACAACACCAACAATTACCCGTCGCGATCTATCTATGGACCGGCGGGGCGGATGTTTACCGGAGCAGCCCTCGCCGGCGCGCTGGGCAGCGCCGTCTACTCCTCTTCGATCAGCCCCAGCAAAGGGGGAAGCGGCGGTAGCGGAGGGAGCGGCGGCGGTTCCTCAGGCGGCGGCGGAGGAGGCGGAGGAGGCGGCGGCTGGTAA
- a CDS encoding glycosyltransferase translates to MRVLLFPVGSYGDVHPFIGLAGELQRRGHQVILHTSEHFRPLVERAEIDFHPVDTEEEYKRTISDPNLFHPLRGFGTIARSIILPWQRRHYEIIAREVASGRNDLLMVGSALAQGLQMAHEVFHVPLATIHLQPSVLWSNIRPPRLMRRMPAGTGMPLWWNAGVYRLAERLMVDRVLRGPTNKFRRELGLPSIVRSTQLWHSPQKVIGLFPSWYAPAQDDWPANTVLADFPLWDESELGELDDDVREFLDAGDPPIVFTPGSAMLNGHAFFQEAIAACRILGRRGILLTRFPQQLPEQLPSGVRHFKYVPLSQLLPHSAALVYHGGIGTLSQACAAGVPHLIMPFSHDQPDNAERIERLGIGSTLYPSQFRAGKIAEKLQHLLQSDQTAHACREISARLANPQGVSRAVDEIDRMLTKNTLAET, encoded by the coding sequence GTGCGCGTCCTCCTCTTTCCTGTCGGCAGCTACGGCGACGTTCATCCTTTTATTGGACTCGCCGGCGAGCTGCAACGCCGCGGTCACCAGGTGATACTTCACACCAGCGAACACTTTCGTCCGCTGGTCGAACGAGCGGAGATCGACTTCCATCCAGTCGATACCGAAGAAGAATACAAGCGGACGATCAGCGATCCGAATCTGTTCCATCCGCTCCGCGGTTTCGGAACGATCGCGCGCAGCATTATTCTCCCCTGGCAACGGCGGCATTACGAAATCATCGCGCGGGAAGTCGCCAGCGGCAGAAATGATCTGTTGATGGTTGGATCGGCGCTGGCGCAAGGGCTGCAGATGGCTCATGAAGTCTTTCATGTGCCGCTCGCCACGATTCACTTGCAGCCGTCAGTCTTGTGGAGCAACATCCGGCCGCCGCGACTGATGCGACGGATGCCGGCCGGGACCGGAATGCCGCTCTGGTGGAATGCTGGCGTCTATCGCCTGGCCGAACGATTGATGGTCGACCGTGTACTGCGAGGTCCGACCAACAAGTTCCGCCGCGAGTTAGGCTTGCCGTCGATCGTCCGTTCGACGCAACTCTGGCATTCGCCGCAGAAGGTGATCGGCTTGTTTCCGTCGTGGTACGCGCCGGCGCAAGACGATTGGCCCGCCAACACGGTGCTGGCCGATTTTCCGCTCTGGGACGAATCGGAATTGGGAGAACTGGATGACGACGTTCGCGAGTTTCTCGACGCCGGAGATCCGCCGATCGTCTTCACGCCCGGTTCGGCGATGCTCAACGGTCACGCCTTTTTCCAGGAAGCGATCGCCGCTTGCCGGATACTTGGACGTCGCGGGATCTTATTGACTCGTTTTCCGCAGCAGCTTCCCGAACAACTCCCCAGCGGCGTCCGTCACTTTAAATACGTTCCCCTCTCGCAACTTCTCCCCCACTCGGCAGCGCTCGTCTATCACGGGGGAATCGGCACTTTGTCGCAAGCTTGCGCCGCCGGCGTACCGCATTTGATTATGCCGTTCAGCCATGATCAGCCGGACAACGCCGAGCGGATCGAGCGGTTAGGAATCGGTTCGACGCTCTACCCGAGTCAATTTCGGGCTGGAAAAATCGCGGAAAAACTGCAACATCTGTTGCAATCGGACCAAACGGCCCACGCCTGCCGCGAGATTTCGGCGCGACTGGCGAATCCTCAAGGAGTGTCGCGTGCCGTCGATGAAATCGATCGTATGTTGACCAAAAACACCTTGGCCGAAACCTAA
- a CDS encoding vWA domain-containing protein, with product MPFVRCYPWLLSLGLALFVGCDGVGIRNPFAKPAPAAKQTVAPPAAAPSPGTKQPNGVAARQAREAEARGTMIRTASMRGGKTSGGGAMEERLDVHDAVSRIGDDLKNTIEYSPALVVWMVDTTQSASALKRGFQEAAAKFYQELGPALAGKAPDQLTSAVVAIGGATPQFLIDNPTSDMAAVSDQIAKLPSDDSGAEPIFAAVDKALDKYGKFQSQNRAVAIVVVTDEAGDDQDMVDAVIAKARPLGVKVHAIGVPAPFGRLSGLMQTAESRRDGKPAIVQGPETRRLQRINIDFNSAGFGSQEIDSGFGPFALNYLCRSTGGAYLIVRSSALGSWPGNANVYGGEYRRKYPPQYISAEEYQQLLAGNKALAALDAVSYLPQGGALSAPATNFRAGDEAALKRNLDSAQRLPARLAPPIDAIYNRLSDAEGDRDKITDPRWRASFDLALGRAAAAKARTDGYNQMLALLKGGRKFENPSHDTWMLEPADSLAEAGSRLEKVRKQAVESLQRVIDENPDSPWAELAKRELETPIGWQWNEA from the coding sequence ATGCCGTTCGTCCGCTGCTACCCGTGGCTCTTGTCGCTTGGTCTGGCCTTGTTTGTTGGCTGCGATGGCGTTGGAATCCGCAATCCGTTCGCCAAACCCGCCCCCGCCGCCAAGCAAACAGTCGCCCCTCCGGCAGCCGCACCTTCACCCGGTACCAAGCAACCGAACGGCGTCGCGGCACGTCAGGCCCGTGAAGCGGAAGCTCGCGGCACCATGATCCGAACCGCGTCGATGCGCGGGGGAAAGACGTCGGGCGGCGGCGCGATGGAAGAACGGCTCGACGTTCACGACGCCGTCTCGCGAATCGGCGATGACCTGAAGAACACAATCGAATACTCGCCGGCCCTGGTCGTCTGGATGGTTGATACCACGCAGTCCGCCTCGGCGTTGAAACGGGGCTTCCAGGAAGCGGCCGCCAAGTTCTACCAAGAATTAGGACCGGCCCTGGCCGGTAAGGCTCCGGATCAATTGACCTCGGCCGTCGTCGCGATCGGCGGCGCCACGCCGCAGTTCCTGATCGACAATCCGACCTCCGACATGGCGGCGGTCAGCGATCAGATCGCCAAGCTGCCGAGCGACGACAGCGGCGCCGAGCCGATCTTCGCCGCCGTCGATAAGGCCCTCGACAAATATGGCAAGTTCCAATCGCAGAACCGCGCCGTAGCGATCGTCGTCGTCACCGACGAAGCTGGCGACGACCAGGACATGGTCGATGCGGTGATCGCCAAGGCGCGTCCGCTCGGCGTGAAGGTTCATGCGATCGGCGTTCCGGCGCCGTTCGGCCGCTTGTCCGGCTTGATGCAAACCGCCGAAAGCCGCCGCGACGGCAAACCGGCGATCGTCCAAGGTCCCGAAACGCGTCGCTTGCAGCGGATCAACATCGACTTCAATTCGGCCGGCTTCGGCTCACAGGAAATCGATAGCGGCTTCGGTCCGTTCGCGCTCAACTACCTCTGCCGCTCGACCGGCGGGGCCTACTTGATCGTCCGCTCCAGCGCCCTCGGCTCGTGGCCCGGCAACGCCAACGTTTACGGCGGCGAGTATCGCCGCAAGTATCCGCCGCAATACATCTCGGCCGAAGAGTATCAGCAGCTGCTGGCCGGTAACAAAGCGCTCGCGGCGCTCGACGCCGTCTCCTACTTGCCGCAAGGGGGCGCACTTTCGGCGCCGGCCACCAACTTCCGCGCCGGCGACGAAGCGGCGCTGAAACGGAACCTTGACTCGGCGCAGCGTCTGCCGGCTCGTCTCGCTCCGCCGATTGACGCGATCTACAACCGTCTCAGCGACGCCGAGGGAGATCGGGACAAGATCACCGATCCGCGTTGGCGGGCCAGTTTCGATCTGGCGCTGGGTCGCGCCGCGGCGGCGAAGGCTCGCACCGACGGCTACAACCAGATGCTCGCGCTCCTCAAAGGGGGCCGCAAGTTCGAGAATCCCAGCCACGATACCTGGATGCTGGAGCCAGCCGATTCGCTCGCCGAAGCGGGAAGCCGACTCGAAAAGGTTCGCAAACAGGCGGTCGAGTCGCTACAGCGCGTGATCGATGAAAACCCCGACTCGCCGTGGGCCGAACTCGCCAAGCGAGAACTGGAAACGCCGATCGGCTGGCAATGGAACGAAGCGTAG
- a CDS encoding 3-keto-disaccharide hydrolase, producing the protein MPCSFPSRFVFSLLLLGFVSQLFAGPAFTDPKEAGPDYDVQGEYQGVLGPDMVKIAAQVIAKGKGKFHAVGMPGGLPGDGLKPDEKKVEADGEREGEMVVFRITTEEGKEVRAEIKDGMMTVYDGDNQKVMELSKVFRESPTMGAKPPEGAVVLFDGTNLDAWMNAKMTEDGLMQQGATSKQLFDDHSIHIEFLLPFMPEDSGQARGNSGLYLQGRYEVQMLDSFGLSGEDNECGGLYTLKKPDVNMCFPPLTWQTYDIDFTAAKFDKEGKLESAPRITVKQNGVVIHDNVELPANQNTRAAPVQAGKEPGPVYLQNHGNPVRYRNIWVKTK; encoded by the coding sequence ATGCCTTGCTCATTCCCGTCTCGCTTCGTATTTTCCCTTCTCCTCCTCGGCTTTGTTTCCCAACTGTTTGCTGGTCCTGCGTTTACTGATCCGAAAGAAGCAGGCCCCGACTATGACGTCCAAGGGGAATACCAGGGGGTTCTCGGCCCTGACATGGTGAAGATCGCCGCCCAGGTGATCGCCAAAGGGAAAGGGAAATTTCACGCCGTCGGCATGCCGGGCGGCTTGCCTGGCGACGGGCTGAAGCCGGATGAAAAGAAGGTGGAGGCGGACGGAGAGCGGGAAGGGGAGATGGTCGTCTTCCGAATCACGACCGAAGAGGGGAAAGAAGTCCGGGCCGAAATCAAGGACGGGATGATGACCGTCTATGACGGCGACAACCAGAAGGTAATGGAACTGTCGAAGGTCTTCCGCGAAAGTCCGACGATGGGCGCCAAGCCGCCGGAAGGCGCCGTGGTGTTGTTCGACGGGACCAACCTCGATGCGTGGATGAACGCCAAGATGACCGAAGATGGTCTGATGCAACAAGGCGCCACCAGCAAGCAATTGTTCGACGACCATTCGATTCACATTGAGTTTCTGCTTCCCTTCATGCCGGAAGATAGCGGCCAGGCTCGCGGCAACAGCGGCTTGTACCTGCAAGGTCGCTACGAAGTGCAGATGCTCGACTCGTTTGGCCTGTCCGGCGAAGACAACGAGTGCGGCGGTCTCTACACCTTGAAGAAGCCGGACGTCAACATGTGCTTCCCGCCGCTCACGTGGCAGACGTATGACATCGACTTCACGGCGGCGAAGTTCGACAAGGAAGGGAAGCTGGAAAGCGCTCCCCGGATCACCGTCAAGCAGAACGGCGTCGTGATTCATGACAACGTCGAACTGCCGGCCAATCAGAACACCCGCGCGGCGCCGGTGCAAGCGGGCAAAGAACCAGGCCCGGTCTATCTGCAGAACCACGGCAACCCGGTCCGCTATCGCAATATCTGGGTGAAGACCAAATAA
- a CDS encoding alpha/beta fold hydrolase encodes MQGERIPIGEVTLNVVIRGEGEPILLAHGFPLDHSMWEAQINVLAAEGYQVIAPDLRGFGGSDPAKDKTTMAQFADDLSRLLAKLNVTKPVTFCGLSMGGYIAWQFFLRHRTRLARLILCDTRANDDDEKVARGRLVMAAEVERFGLEKVPGTMLPKLIAPITLEKNEAVVAALQAAILRQDPAGVAAAQRGMAERQNVVELLSTIDVPTLVICGEVDAITPPDVMRAIADAIPCAEYVEIAGAGHMAPMERAVETNTAILNFLKSN; translated from the coding sequence ATGCAAGGCGAACGTATTCCGATTGGCGAAGTGACGCTCAACGTCGTCATCCGGGGAGAAGGGGAGCCGATCCTGCTCGCGCATGGTTTTCCGCTTGATCACTCGATGTGGGAAGCGCAAATCAACGTCTTGGCGGCCGAAGGGTATCAGGTGATTGCGCCTGACCTGCGCGGTTTCGGCGGCAGCGATCCGGCCAAAGACAAAACGACCATGGCCCAGTTCGCTGACGATCTGTCGCGACTACTCGCCAAGTTGAACGTTACCAAGCCGGTTACGTTCTGCGGGCTCTCGATGGGCGGCTACATCGCGTGGCAGTTCTTCCTGCGGCATCGGACGCGTTTGGCTCGCTTGATTCTGTGCGACACGCGAGCGAATGACGATGACGAGAAGGTGGCGCGCGGGCGGTTGGTGATGGCGGCCGAAGTCGAACGGTTCGGCCTGGAAAAAGTTCCGGGGACCATGCTGCCGAAGCTGATTGCCCCGATCACGCTCGAAAAGAATGAAGCGGTCGTCGCCGCTTTACAAGCTGCGATCTTGCGGCAAGATCCGGCCGGCGTCGCTGCGGCTCAGCGCGGCATGGCCGAACGTCAAAACGTGGTCGAACTGCTGTCGACGATCGACGTTCCGACCTTGGTGATCTGCGGCGAAGTCGATGCGATTACGCCTCCGGACGTGATGCGAGCGATCGCCGACGCGATTCCTTGCGCCGAGTATGTCGAGATCGCCGGCGCTGGGCATATGGCGCCGATGGAGCGTGCCGTTGAGACGAACACGGCGATTCTCAACTTCTTGAAGTCGAACTAG
- the ptsP gene encoding phosphoenolpyruvate--protein phosphotransferase, translated as MSDLHKGIAVSPGVAVGTAYCILEIFVNPEKTKLEPHEITQELARYETARDQTSSDLSALQSKVESQVGMDEAAIFAAHRTILRDPAFTNKIRHWIVDERMTAQGALHRLLDDYTQLFSRMGDPYLQERLNDIRDVIVRLSAYLTDVLNDPDGGDGCLKGPLIVVADELLPSQAVALGDADVHGIVTERGSQTSHAAIIARSRGIPAVSGVPGIASRVKTGDTIVVNGGEGIVVVNPEAEELSAYRKLEREFFDLKDQLAANRDLPSRTACQQPIELMANINNVKDAESAAAMGADGVGLYRTEYLYLTHENVPDEAEQISIYRNVIESSPNKKVTIRTLDIGGDKTVAYLGHTHNEANPFMGWRSVRLSFEHPEFFMSQIRAILQAGAGIDGCEVRMMFPMITTVEELRKVRSFVRRAQRRLTEERKPFVEVKVGMMLEVPAAAIVIRSMLDLVDFVSIGSNDLVQYLMAADRDNPKVSSLCQPLAPAVVHTLNDVIRACNMARVPVTLCGEMAGQPRAFILLLGMGLRSFSMSPAFVPTIKQLASQITIERAESLLARALQMKTTNQVKRFLRMELEDISPDIAKLDTDG; from the coding sequence GTGTCAGACCTACATAAGGGGATCGCAGTTTCCCCCGGAGTCGCCGTCGGCACCGCCTACTGCATTCTCGAGATTTTCGTCAATCCGGAAAAGACGAAGCTGGAGCCCCACGAAATCACCCAGGAACTGGCCCGTTACGAGACGGCGCGGGACCAAACCTCCTCGGACCTCAGCGCCCTCCAGTCCAAGGTCGAGAGCCAGGTCGGCATGGACGAAGCGGCCATTTTCGCCGCCCACCGGACCATCCTTCGCGACCCTGCGTTCACCAACAAGATCCGCCATTGGATCGTCGACGAGCGGATGACCGCCCAAGGCGCGCTCCACCGACTCCTCGACGACTACACCCAGCTTTTTTCGCGGATGGGCGACCCCTATTTGCAGGAGCGTCTGAACGACATCCGCGACGTCATCGTCCGGCTTAGCGCCTACCTGACTGACGTCCTCAACGATCCCGATGGCGGGGATGGTTGCTTAAAGGGCCCCCTGATCGTCGTCGCCGACGAACTCCTCCCTTCGCAAGCGGTCGCTCTGGGCGACGCCGACGTCCATGGCATCGTCACCGAAAGGGGAAGCCAAACCAGCCATGCCGCGATCATCGCCCGCAGCCGCGGCATCCCGGCTGTCTCCGGTGTGCCCGGCATCGCGTCGCGCGTGAAAACCGGCGACACGATCGTCGTCAACGGCGGCGAAGGGATCGTCGTCGTCAATCCAGAGGCGGAAGAGCTGTCGGCCTATCGCAAGCTGGAACGCGAATTCTTCGACCTGAAGGACCAGTTGGCCGCCAACCGCGATCTCCCTTCGCGCACCGCTTGCCAACAGCCGATCGAGTTGATGGCGAACATCAACAACGTCAAAGACGCCGAGTCGGCCGCTGCGATGGGCGCCGATGGCGTCGGTCTCTACCGGACCGAGTATCTCTACCTGACGCACGAAAACGTTCCGGACGAAGCGGAGCAGATCAGCATCTACCGCAACGTGATCGAGTCGAGCCCAAACAAGAAGGTGACGATCCGTACGCTCGACATTGGCGGCGACAAGACGGTCGCCTACCTCGGGCACACCCACAACGAAGCGAACCCCTTCATGGGTTGGCGCAGCGTGCGGCTGTCGTTTGAGCATCCAGAGTTCTTCATGTCGCAGATCCGCGCCATCCTGCAGGCAGGCGCCGGCATCGACGGGTGCGAAGTCCGCATGATGTTTCCTATGATCACCACCGTGGAAGAACTGCGCAAGGTTCGCAGCTTCGTCCGCCGCGCCCAGCGCCGCCTGACCGAAGAACGAAAACCGTTCGTCGAGGTGAAAGTCGGCATGATGCTGGAAGTCCCCGCAGCGGCGATCGTCATCCGCTCGATGCTCGACTTGGTCGACTTCGTTTCGATCGGATCGAACGATCTGGTGCAGTACTTGATGGCCGCCGACCGCGACAATCCCAAGGTGAGCAGCCTTTGCCAACCGCTCGCCCCGGCGGTCGTTCATACGCTGAACGACGTCATCCGGGCCTGCAACATGGCCCGCGTTCCGGTGACGTTGTGCGGCGAAATGGCAGGCCAACCGCGGGCGTTCATCCTGCTCCTGGGAATGGGGCTCCGCAGCTTCAGCATGAGCCCCGCGTTCGTGCCGACGATCAAGCAGCTCGCTTCGCAGATCACCATCGAGCGGGCCGAATCGCTGCTGGCTCGCGCCCTGCAAATGAAGACGACCAACCAGGTGAAACGCTTCCTGCGGATGGAACTGGAAGACATTTCGCCCGATATCGCAAAGCTCGATACCGACGGCTAG
- a CDS encoding 3-hydroxyacyl-ACP dehydratase FabZ family protein: MRFTLIDRITDLVPGERIIATKCLSLAEEYLEDHFPRFPVMPGVLMLEAMTQTSAWLIRATEDFAHSVVILQEARNVKYADFVEPGEVLTVTAEWVKQEGRLTSLKVKGTVAGNMAVSARLVLDRYNLGGDVQSGADRLAIRNLKDDFNVLYPEASRV; the protein is encoded by the coding sequence ATGCGATTCACCCTGATTGATCGAATAACCGATCTTGTTCCGGGAGAGCGGATTATAGCGACCAAATGCCTATCGCTCGCCGAAGAGTATTTGGAGGATCACTTTCCTCGTTTCCCGGTCATGCCGGGGGTGTTGATGCTGGAAGCGATGACGCAGACCAGCGCTTGGCTGATTCGGGCGACCGAGGACTTCGCGCACAGCGTGGTAATCCTGCAGGAAGCGCGGAACGTCAAGTACGCCGACTTTGTCGAACCTGGGGAAGTTTTGACGGTTACGGCCGAGTGGGTCAAGCAAGAAGGACGTTTGACTTCGCTGAAGGTCAAAGGGACCGTGGCAGGCAACATGGCGGTGAGCGCTCGCCTGGTGCTGGATCGATACAACCTGGGCGGAGACGTCCAAAGTGGCGCCGACCGGTTGGCGATTCGCAATTTAAAAGACGATTTCAACGTGTTGTACCCGGAAGCGAGCCGCGTTTAG
- a CDS encoding acyl carrier protein, with protein sequence MPTEQEVFEKVREALVDALGVDEEEVTPEATMVGDLGAESIDFLDIVFRLEKAFDIEIPRAELFPEDILTSAEYVNDGKVTPAGLIELKKRMPFADLTKFEANPNVSEFGNLLTVNDMCKYVESKLAA encoded by the coding sequence ATGCCGACGGAACAAGAAGTCTTCGAGAAGGTTCGCGAGGCCTTGGTCGACGCCCTGGGAGTTGATGAAGAAGAAGTGACTCCGGAAGCGACGATGGTCGGCGACCTCGGCGCGGAATCGATTGACTTCCTCGATATCGTCTTCCGACTGGAGAAAGCGTTCGACATCGAAATCCCTCGTGCCGAACTCTTCCCGGAAGACATCCTGACGAGCGCCGAATACGTCAACGACGGCAAGGTGACCCCGGCCGGGCTCATCGAGCTGAAGAAGCGGATGCCGTTCGCCGACCTCACCAAGTTTGAAGCGAATCCGAACGTCTCGGAATTCGGCAACTTGCTGACGGTCAACGACATGTGCAAGTATGTCGAGAGCAAGCTGGCTGCGTAA
- a CDS encoding 3-hydroxyacyl-ACP dehydratase FabZ family protein, with protein MRWFWVDKFLEFESGKAAKSVKSVTLAEDHIHDHFPGIPIMPHSLVIEGIAQTGGLLVGEYYEFRERVVLAKVSKATFHFAVAPGDQLTYSVEAHDIREDGAYVSATSHCGDRLHAEVELFFAHLDEQDNDRELFGTVELLQLLRMMKVYEIGKKSDGTPIEPPQYMLDAEAASLSRN; from the coding sequence ATGCGTTGGTTTTGGGTAGATAAGTTCCTCGAGTTCGAGAGCGGCAAAGCGGCCAAATCGGTCAAGTCGGTCACGCTCGCCGAAGATCATATCCACGACCATTTCCCTGGCATTCCAATCATGCCCCACTCGCTGGTGATCGAAGGGATCGCCCAGACCGGCGGTCTGCTGGTCGGCGAGTACTACGAATTTCGGGAGCGAGTCGTGCTCGCCAAGGTGTCGAAGGCGACGTTTCACTTCGCCGTCGCGCCGGGGGATCAGTTGACTTACTCGGTGGAAGCGCACGATATCCGCGAAGACGGCGCCTACGTCTCGGCGACCAGTCACTGCGGAGATCGATTGCACGCCGAGGTCGAATTGTTCTTCGCTCATCTGGACGAGCAGGACAATGACCGAGAATTATTCGGTACCGTCGAATTGCTGCAGTTGCTGCGCATGATGAAGGTCTACGAAATCGGCAAGAAGTCTGACGGAACGCCGATCGAGCCGCCGCAATACATGCTGGATGCGGAAGCGGCGTCTTTAAGTCGAAATTAA